The Thermomonospora amylolytica sequence CGTGGGGCACGGCGGGCGTGTGGTGCTGTGCGCTCCTGCGGGACCTGCCCCGGCGTGTCTCGGCACCGCCGGACGGGCGGCCTTCGTTCGCGAACGGGGCCACGGTCGGTCAAGGCAGGCGGCGGTCTCGGCGCGGGCCGTGCCTGACCTGCGCTCGCGGGGAACGGCCGCGGCCGTCATGGGTCCGGTCGGCGCGTTCCCCGGAGGGCGGGGTGAGGCTCCGCCGCGCGAGCAGCCGGACGGGCGCGGATCAGACCTTGCGGAGGACGGCGACCACGCGGCCCAGGACGGAGGCCTCGTCGCCGGGGATGGGGTCGTAGGCGGCGTTCTGCGGCATCAGCCAGACGTGGCCGTCCTTGCGCTTGAAGGTCTTGACGGTGGCCTCGCCGTCGATCATGGCGGCGACGATGTCGCCGTTCTCGGCGACCGGCTGCTGGCGGACCACCACCCAGTCGCCGTCGGCGATGGCGGCGTCGATCATCGAGTCGCCGGAGACCTTGAGCAGGAAGTGGGTGCCCTCGCCGACCAGTTGCCGGGGCAGGGCGAACACGTCCTCGACGGTCTCCTCGGCCAGGATCGGGCCGCCGGCGGCGATCCGGCCGACCAGCGGGACCAGGGCGGGGGCGGGGACCGACTCCTGGCCGGCCGAGCCCTCGAAGGACTGCGGGGCGGCGCCCTCGGAGCGGACCGGCACCGAGCCGGGCATCCGGACCTCCACGGCGCGCGGGCGGTTGGGGTCGCGCCGCAGGAAGCCCTTGCGCTGCAGGGTCCGCAGCTGGTGGGACACGCTGGAGGTGCTGGTCAGCCCGACGGCCTCGCCGATCTCCCGCATCGAGGGGGGATAGCCGCGCCGCTGCACCGAGTCCCGGATCACCTCGAGCACCATCCGCTGGCGTGGGGTGAGACCGCTCTCGTCCATCGGCCCGTCGGGCATCTCCCGGACCTTGCTCATCGCTCTGACCGCCTCCTGGGCGCCGGGCGTGACCGCCTGCCGGCACGCCACCCGTACGGGATCC is a genomic window containing:
- the lexA gene encoding transcriptional repressor LexA; this translates as MSKVREMPDGPMDESGLTPRQRMVLEVIRDSVQRRGYPPSMREIGEAVGLTSTSSVSHQLRTLQRKGFLRRDPNRPRAVEVRMPGSVPVRSEGAAPQSFEGSAGQESVPAPALVPLVGRIAAGGPILAEETVEDVFALPRQLVGEGTHFLLKVSGDSMIDAAIADGDWVVVRQQPVAENGDIVAAMIDGEATVKTFKRKDGHVWLMPQNAAYDPIPGDEASVLGRVVAVLRKV